ttctttttgaaaATCATTGAAGAATAGCATTATTTTGCAGTTGgtgaaaatgcacaaataaaatctcCTATGGTCTCACATAGATGTTTAGTATTAAGGAGTCTACATTATTTATATTCTCACATGACGTCTGTTTAAAAGCTGTTACTAAGGAGATTTTCATCCATCAAACAATGCTTTCTCTGCATTTGAAGTCGAACCATTACTGCATATTTTGTCAATTAATGTCTCTATTTACTGGTTTTATTCACAACAGcagaaattttacatttttttatgattcaaCACTGTACTCTAATAAAACATCTGATTAACACTAAATtagaaatgataaataaattgaaCTAAATACTGGTTAAATGTGTGATGATTTGGTGTTAAAAGTTAGTTGAGTCTTGTGCGATAACTGACTGCGGCGTAATCAGAGTAAATCTCATTCTTACTGAATCTGACTGAAGCGTCACTGAGAGACTCTTCACACTTCTGGAAAGTGACAGTGGCGTACAGGAGCCCATCAGAGGGGATTGTGGGTAGATCACCAATGCTGTTCATTTGGGCTGTTCCAGGATCTGAGAGAGAATCACGTCTGCTGTCTGCACATAATGACTGAATGTGgataaaataaagagaaaatacttttttaaaaaaatgtgaaaatcccaatatacacatgcacacaaactaTAACTCACCATTGTatttttcttcctctttctcttGTCTGGTGTTGAGGTTCTTCCTaattatccaaaacaaaatgtagtacaaagcacaaagcagtcgCCTCTTTTTTGGCACACAAATGGAACCCCATAATATACAAGCACATACAGACTATAACTCACCATTGTatttttcttcctctttctcttGTCTGGTGTTGAGGTTCTTCCTaattatccaaaacaaaatttatCAGTGAGAGAAAGACAAACTAGATCAACATCAAATGTCAGCAGCATCTGAGATAGAAATTCATTAAGTAAGCTCAGAGACAATCAAACTACTTAATTAAACCATTCAAGAATAAAGAAACCAAGTGTCACCTCGtctcttgtgttttattttccacACAGTCAGAGTGAATCCACTGATCAGCAGaagaatcacacacacactaataatGATGATCATGGAGAAATCTGAGAATAAAACAGACACAGAGTgtaaattaaacagaaacacagagatagacataaatgaaatatttacataaataactgATGACATTCATTTTAAGCCCATTTTAATACTTATGACCTATGAGTTACAATAGATTTCAGAACAAGTGTGAGTATaaacatttcatataaataaaatattcacagAGCTCTGTTATAATAATCTGTGATCTATGCATTAAATTAGTTGAGTCTTGTGTTGTGAATGTGttcaatcttattttatttatttattcgttttCTGGAGCTAAAGTATCCTGCAGTAAAATGAACATATTTTAGTTTCTCCTCTGCAGACTTGCAAACAACCTTTGGTCTACTTCATCTCTCTGTTGAGTCTCATGTTGGTTTCCTGAATAAAAGCCGTTAGTTCTTTACAGCCAAATTGAACTGAGATGCTGAACCTTCAGCTCATTTCTGTGGTTTTGATCTGGAATAAACAGCCTGTTCATCATAAACACTAAAGATCTCCTGCATTTATCTGCAATGTCTTACATTCAGATCCAACAGTTTTATGagctataaaataattatgtaatacatttacaatgaggttacaaaaaaatcaacaaaaagatttgttttcaAGAAACAGTAGTGttaccaggacatttttatgtttaggtTTAAACATATAGTTTAACAaaacaactgtgacttttgcctgcagatatttgacattttaaccaggcgaaaaacaaaccaaacaaccaaacaacaacaacaacaacaaaaaaaaaaaaaaaaagaaaaccttaGACAAATGTAGAAGTAAAATAGTTCACAAATAAATCCTTCCACAGCAATGTATAAAGGTTTAACTTTTTGAGAGCattattatatttgaaaaatcacTACACAGATGATAATAAACTCTTACCCTTTTTTATAGTGAGACTGACTTTAGTGGTGACGTGAGCTCCACACCAGTATATCCCAGAATCCTCTTCTCTCAGATCAGTGATGTTCACAGTAAAGACTCCAGTAGATGCTTCATCACTGAAAGAGAATCGATCATCTCTGATCGTCTCCAATAAAACTCCATCCTTCACACACATGGAGGCTTCATGTGCTTTGCAGAAGCTTTTCTGATCTTCATCCTGATGTTTGCACTGGATTGACACGTCGTCTCCTTCATACTTAGTCAAGTTCAGCTCTGGAAATGTTCACAAATACAAGAACATCAATTCACAGCCGTAGTTTCACATATTCAGATGAATAAACCTTCCTCACCCTCGTTCATGATGATGATCAGATGAGTGTAAAGATAATTGAGGTCTCTTTCTAATGTCACTGCACACCAGTATTTCCCAGCATCCTCTGCTGTCAGTCCAGTGATGGTCCCAGTGAAGACACTTGCAGTGACGTCATCATTCAGAGTCAATCTGTCAGTCTTGGTCTCTTTCTCTTCTCTCACAGTCTCATTGAGAGTATTTCTGTCTCTAGTGGAGCACTTCCCCTTACAGAGAGACTTTGACTTTGATTTATAGATTGAATCATAAGGGCAGATGATCTCAGCAGATTCTCCTTCATGTCTCACTACTGGAgccactaaaaacaaacaaactcagaCATTCAACACAAATTATTCTGAATGTACTGTATTTACTACAGTGAAATCATCTGAATTGACTCACTGGTGATGTTAAGCTGAATTTTAGTGTTCAGGGAGATGAAAGTCAAATATGTGTCTCTGGTTTCTGCTCCACACCAGTAA
This Labeo rohita strain BAU-BD-2019 unplaced genomic scaffold, IGBB_LRoh.1.0 scaffold_1996, whole genome shotgun sequence DNA region includes the following protein-coding sequences:
- the LOC127159217 gene encoding polymeric immunoglobulin receptor-like: MKILLIFFTFYLISGAVRCFSVTGYSGGSVLVDSWKSWFSDSDKYMYRLHEWKTIINDMKHNKWINEGRFSLFSDEYGGLMIYIREVNMQDAGTYRIGVKGKWSIDMTLNVEEAKVGVSRVSSYSGGGLMIKCEHPQYKTKPKYICKESDGCSERKNPGVQDEWMENGDVSLYDDTRAGVLMVFFRELKAADAGTYRCGVNVSHYTERFTELQLNVKHDAKYPKNVTESVYLGEEVSITCQIPEEHEVNFCKEDDNHICQNISSSKVTQMNGSSERNEERVFTVIISNVSVRDAGVYWCGAETRDTYLTFISLNTKIQLNITMAPVVRHEGESAEIICPYDSIYKSKSKSLCKGKCSTRDRNTLNETVREEKETKTDRLTLNDDVTASVFTGTITGLTAEDAGKYWCAVTLERDLNYLYTHLIIIMNEELNLTKYEGDDVSIQCKHQDEDQKSFCKAHEASMCVKDGVLLETIRDDRFSFSDEASTGVFTVNITDLREEDSGIYWCGAHVTTKVSLTIKKDFSMIIIISVCVILLLISGFTLTVWKIKHKRRGDTWKNLNTRQEKEEEKYNDPGTAQMNSIGDLPTIPSDGLLYATVTFQKCEESLSDASVRFSKNEIYSDYAA